In Amycolatopsis jiangsuensis, the following proteins share a genomic window:
- a CDS encoding M24 family metallopeptidase, producing the protein MSFAFSEGNPVEDTSKYGHPPFDTERLDRLMEEAGLDALLVTSKHSIQYLLGGYRFFFYDYMDAHGLSRYLPFFVYVKGRPLDSGYVGAPMERYEKQLGSFWVTNLDLTKQTSTGYAGAAAELLKRLGGDAGRVGIEVGFMPIDAFRVLEAQLPGVELADATYTLEVLRALKSPRELAILKEASEKVVDSMLAVFAKFGPGTSKLTLFDALRQEETARGMKFEYALTNIGTAFNRAPYDKTWEEGETLALDSGGNYQGYIGDVCRMGYAGEPDQELVDLLGQVELVQQSARKNLRAGTVGAEIFENANAALGECSASDQMFFAAHGMGIVSHEAPWLMPDAFPRYTPRHRDQPLEAGMVISIETELHHTGRGFIKLEDTVAITPDGCEGFGDHGHGWNIAGR; encoded by the coding sequence ATGAGCTTCGCGTTCTCCGAGGGCAACCCCGTCGAAGACACGTCCAAGTACGGCCACCCCCCGTTCGACACGGAACGCCTGGATCGTCTCATGGAGGAAGCGGGCCTCGACGCGCTCCTCGTGACGTCCAAGCACAGCATCCAGTACCTCCTTGGCGGCTACCGGTTCTTCTTCTACGACTACATGGACGCCCACGGGCTCAGCCGCTACCTGCCGTTCTTCGTCTATGTGAAGGGCCGTCCGCTGGACTCCGGGTACGTCGGCGCCCCGATGGAGCGATACGAGAAGCAGCTCGGCAGCTTCTGGGTCACCAACCTCGACCTCACGAAACAGACGAGCACCGGGTACGCCGGCGCGGCCGCCGAGCTCCTGAAGCGCCTCGGCGGCGACGCGGGCCGCGTCGGCATCGAGGTCGGGTTCATGCCGATCGACGCGTTCCGGGTCTTGGAAGCGCAGCTTCCGGGAGTCGAGCTGGCGGACGCCACGTACACCCTCGAGGTGCTGCGGGCGCTGAAGTCGCCGCGGGAGCTGGCGATCCTCAAGGAGGCTTCCGAGAAGGTCGTCGATTCGATGCTCGCCGTCTTCGCCAAATTCGGTCCGGGCACCAGCAAGCTGACGCTCTTCGACGCGTTGCGGCAGGAGGAGACGGCGCGCGGCATGAAGTTCGAGTACGCGCTGACGAACATCGGAACCGCCTTCAACCGTGCGCCCTATGACAAGACCTGGGAGGAAGGCGAGACGCTGGCGCTCGATTCCGGCGGCAACTACCAGGGCTACATCGGCGACGTCTGCCGCATGGGCTACGCCGGCGAGCCGGACCAGGAGCTCGTCGATCTCCTCGGACAGGTCGAGCTCGTGCAGCAGTCCGCTCGCAAGAACCTCCGGGCGGGCACCGTCGGCGCGGAGATCTTCGAGAACGCGAACGCCGCGCTGGGGGAGTGTTCGGCGAGTGACCAGATGTTCTTCGCCGCGCACGGTATGGGCATCGTCAGCCACGAGGCTCCCTGGCTCATGCCGGATGCGTTCCCCCGATACACGCCCCGGCACCGCGACCAGCCGCTGGAGGCCGGCATGGTGATCTCGATCGAGACGGAGCTGCACCACACCGGACGCGGGTTCATCAAGTTGGAGGACACGGTCGCCATCACGCCGGACGGATGCGAGGGCTTCGGCGATCATGGCCACGGCTGGAACATCGCGGGCCGCTGA
- a CDS encoding hydroxypyruvate isomerase family protein, which produces MAERIGSAIWCGFTAIEHPAPYSVPAAEMAGWLRSAGARYVQLGLYSGDASKGEKGLGIFPDRRAEFRESVTQALDYAEAVGASMVHAMAGVLPRAQRAQQHWDCYVENLAFAAREAAPRGIKIIVEAMSETAVPEYFFDAPDQAARAIGEAGEENIGLLLDVFHTVSAGLAVEQEIAKHAALLAHVHIADVPGRHEPGSGTVDFDQVKLALRKANYDGFLGCEYSPIESTEAGLGWLRP; this is translated from the coding sequence ATGGCGGAGCGGATCGGCTCGGCGATCTGGTGCGGCTTCACGGCGATCGAGCATCCGGCGCCGTACTCCGTGCCGGCCGCGGAAATGGCCGGCTGGTTGCGGTCGGCCGGTGCTCGGTATGTGCAGCTGGGCCTCTACTCGGGCGATGCGTCGAAGGGTGAGAAGGGGCTCGGCATCTTCCCGGACCGGCGTGCCGAGTTCCGCGAGAGCGTCACTCAGGCGCTGGACTACGCGGAGGCCGTCGGGGCATCGATGGTGCATGCGATGGCCGGTGTCCTGCCGCGCGCGCAGCGGGCTCAGCAGCACTGGGACTGCTATGTCGAGAACCTTGCCTTCGCCGCCCGGGAGGCCGCACCGCGGGGCATCAAGATCATCGTCGAGGCGATGAGCGAAACCGCGGTGCCGGAGTACTTCTTCGACGCCCCGGATCAAGCGGCCCGCGCCATCGGAGAGGCCGGCGAAGAGAACATCGGCCTTTTGCTGGACGTCTTCCACACGGTCAGCGCCGGCTTGGCCGTGGAGCAGGAGATCGCCAAACACGCCGCGCTGCTGGCGCACGTGCACATCGCGGACGTTCCCGGACGCCACGAGCCGGGGTCGGGGACGGTGGATTTCGACCAGGTGAAGCTCGCTCTGCGAAAGGCGAACTACGACGGCTTTCTGGGGTGCGAATACAGTCCGATCGAGTCGACCGAAGCGGGGCTCGGATGGCTGCGCCCCTGA
- a CDS encoding ABC transporter permease — protein sequence MNRTVRFVGVRLAGMLAVLLVVSFATFAVFYLLPTDPAMMSCGKPCTPENLALARQFMGFDKPWGQQYLDFLGGIFSGRTFGTGATAVVCSAPCFGYSFQQSESVLTLIGDRLPVTVSLAIGASVIWLIAGVATGVFSALRRGRFTDRAAMTITLAGVSAPAYLVGLLGILLFGFTLDMVPVNGYVQFAQSPVDWAWHLVLPWLVLAFINAAVYARLSRGQMLEIMGEDFIRTARAFGLPERRVIGKYALRNVLLPVVTVFAVDLGALLGGAVITERVFALPGLGGLLVDAVHQVDLPVLMGVSLFAAFFVVLANFVVDVLYGVLDPRARLT from the coding sequence GTGAACCGCACAGTCCGCTTCGTCGGTGTCCGGCTCGCCGGGATGCTCGCCGTGCTGCTCGTGGTCAGCTTCGCCACGTTCGCCGTGTTCTACCTGCTGCCCACGGACCCGGCGATGATGTCCTGCGGCAAGCCGTGCACGCCGGAGAACCTGGCGCTGGCACGGCAGTTCATGGGTTTCGACAAGCCGTGGGGACAGCAGTACCTGGATTTCCTCGGCGGGATCTTCTCCGGGCGCACGTTCGGCACCGGTGCGACCGCGGTCGTGTGCTCGGCGCCGTGCTTCGGCTATTCCTTCCAGCAGAGCGAATCCGTGCTGACGCTGATCGGCGACCGGCTGCCGGTCACCGTGTCGCTGGCGATCGGCGCCTCGGTGATCTGGCTGATCGCCGGGGTCGCGACCGGGGTGTTCTCCGCCCTGCGCCGCGGCCGGTTCACCGACCGGGCGGCGATGACGATCACGCTGGCCGGGGTGTCGGCTCCCGCCTACCTGGTCGGGCTGCTGGGCATCCTGCTGTTCGGCTTCACCCTGGACATGGTCCCGGTCAACGGGTACGTGCAGTTCGCGCAGAGCCCCGTCGACTGGGCCTGGCACCTCGTGCTGCCGTGGCTGGTGCTGGCCTTCATCAACGCCGCCGTGTACGCCCGGCTCTCCCGCGGCCAGATGCTGGAGATCATGGGTGAGGACTTCATCCGCACCGCGCGCGCGTTCGGGCTGCCCGAGCGGCGGGTGATCGGCAAGTACGCACTGCGCAACGTGCTGCTTCCGGTGGTCACCGTGTTCGCGGTGGACCTCGGCGCGCTGCTGGGCGGGGCGGTGATCACCGAGCGGGTGTTCGCGCTGCCCGGGCTCGGCGGGCTGCTGGTGGACGCGGTGCACCAGGTGGACCTGCCGGTGCTGATGGGCGTGAGCCTGTTCGCCGCGTTCTTCGTCGTCCTCGCGAACTTCGTGGTGGACGTGCTCTACGGGGTGCTCGACCCCCGTGCCCGGCTGACCTAG
- a CDS encoding FUSC family protein: protein MVLPRGREIRDRVLASDPGLSRLRSAVSVTVSLGSVLGVEYLLARLTGAAPTGVLTGMMVGAIVAMMGSMALVQGGAWAKAKTAVFFPVAFGAGMVPGAAVSARPSLMLAGFVVVMFLAVFVRRFGPAFFFYGFMAWIGYFFASFLHATMATLPSMLLAIVVATAWVLLLSVTLLRTNATRTLGQVVHAFDARGRALTRACADLLANRDPRHEARLRKRVQARQARIAEAALMVEAWSAQPGALPEGLSAARLRRTMVEAHHLLDQLATAAYALLSSGSGLSVLAAEVADRLARGDDRGAAEVAYRFAGLAERAGGTTGGWWPARHFATAALDLVPVLARAPKPGPAGAEPVDDFEPAVGLAFGNLPGSAAAAGDVPARHTRWNPLSRLDFTTRQAVQGALAGALAILVGKELSDTRYYWAVLAAFIMFTGTATRTETFIKGFNRVLGTLLGLLASIGMAELTAGSTAAVLATICACMFFGFYLIRISYACMIFFLTIMLGQLYSALNEFSAGLLVLRLEETAAGAAVGLLVALVVTPLSTRDTVRQARDNLLGALGELLSAAATRLGRAPGESDFDALARTLDHRLYQLALVARPLTRPVLGGTTSPRLRHRLSLYAALATHGRALAVAMRSPAGTCARHPDGPVAACTALATAVEELSEGEPGAARPAAADPLARADVALFAYTPAAAGDRATDPVLRALTHVYHVLRDLTATGPPELRRAPSLPAPTVPRLYRQVRAGLPVTPDR from the coding sequence GTGGTGCTGCCCAGGGGTAGGGAGATCCGGGACCGGGTCCTCGCATCGGATCCAGGGCTGAGCCGGCTGCGGTCGGCGGTGTCGGTGACGGTTTCGCTGGGCAGCGTGCTGGGGGTGGAGTACCTGCTGGCCCGGCTGACCGGGGCGGCCCCGACCGGGGTGCTGACCGGGATGATGGTCGGCGCCATCGTGGCGATGATGGGCTCGATGGCCCTGGTCCAGGGCGGGGCATGGGCGAAGGCGAAGACCGCGGTGTTCTTCCCGGTCGCGTTCGGCGCCGGGATGGTGCCCGGCGCCGCGGTGAGCGCGCGTCCGTCGCTGATGCTCGCCGGGTTCGTGGTGGTGATGTTCCTCGCCGTCTTCGTGCGGCGGTTCGGCCCGGCGTTCTTCTTCTACGGCTTCATGGCCTGGATCGGCTACTTCTTCGCCTCCTTCCTGCACGCGACGATGGCGACGCTGCCCTCGATGCTGCTGGCGATCGTGGTGGCCACGGCGTGGGTGCTGCTGCTGTCGGTGACCCTGCTGCGCACGAACGCCACCCGCACCCTCGGACAGGTGGTGCACGCGTTCGACGCCCGGGGCCGGGCACTGACCCGGGCCTGCGCGGACCTGCTGGCCAACCGCGATCCTCGTCACGAGGCCCGCCTCCGCAAGCGGGTGCAGGCGAGGCAGGCGCGCATCGCGGAGGCGGCGCTGATGGTCGAGGCCTGGTCCGCGCAGCCCGGCGCGCTGCCGGAAGGTCTCTCCGCGGCACGGCTGCGGCGCACCATGGTCGAGGCGCACCACCTTCTCGACCAGCTGGCGACCGCGGCGTACGCGCTGCTCAGCAGTGGTTCCGGGCTGAGCGTGCTGGCCGCGGAGGTGGCCGACCGGCTGGCCCGCGGCGACGACCGGGGTGCGGCCGAGGTCGCCTACCGGTTCGCCGGGCTGGCCGAACGGGCCGGCGGCACCACCGGCGGCTGGTGGCCGGCGCGGCATTTCGCGACCGCCGCGCTCGACCTCGTGCCGGTGCTGGCCCGCGCGCCGAAGCCGGGTCCCGCGGGCGCCGAACCGGTCGACGACTTCGAACCGGCGGTGGGCCTCGCGTTCGGGAACCTGCCGGGGTCGGCGGCCGCTGCGGGTGACGTACCCGCCCGGCACACGCGGTGGAACCCGTTGTCCCGCCTGGACTTCACCACTCGTCAGGCGGTGCAGGGGGCGCTCGCGGGAGCGCTGGCGATCCTGGTCGGCAAGGAGCTGTCCGACACGCGCTACTACTGGGCGGTGCTCGCCGCGTTCATCATGTTCACCGGTACCGCGACCCGCACCGAGACGTTCATCAAGGGCTTCAACCGGGTACTGGGCACGCTGCTGGGCCTGCTCGCCTCGATCGGCATGGCCGAGCTCACGGCGGGCAGCACGGCGGCAGTGCTCGCCACCATCTGCGCTTGCATGTTCTTCGGTTTCTACCTGATCCGGATCTCGTACGCGTGCATGATCTTCTTTCTCACGATCATGCTCGGCCAGCTCTACAGTGCGCTGAACGAGTTCTCCGCGGGCCTGCTCGTGCTACGGCTGGAAGAGACCGCGGCCGGTGCCGCGGTGGGACTGCTGGTGGCGCTGGTCGTCACGCCACTGTCCACTCGCGACACTGTGCGCCAGGCCCGGGACAACCTGCTCGGCGCGCTCGGTGAGCTGCTCTCGGCCGCAGCCACGCGGCTGGGCCGGGCTCCGGGCGAGTCCGACTTCGACGCGTTGGCCCGCACCCTGGACCACCGGCTGTACCAGCTCGCGCTGGTCGCCCGGCCGCTCACCCGCCCGGTGCTCGGCGGCACGACCTCGCCGCGGCTGCGGCACCGGCTCTCCCTCTACGCCGCGCTCGCCACCCACGGCCGCGCGCTCGCGGTGGCGATGCGCAGCCCCGCCGGTACCTGCGCCCGGCATCCGGACGGGCCGGTGGCCGCGTGCACGGCGCTCGCCACCGCGGTCGAGGAGCTTTCCGAGGGGGAACCGGGCGCGGCCCGTCCGGCGGCGGCGGACCCGTTGGCGCGGGCGGATGTGGCGCTGTTCGCCTACACCCCGGCCGCGGCGGGGGACCGGGCGACGGACCCGGTGCTGCGCGCGCTCACCCACGTCTACCACGTGCTGCGTGATCTGACCGCGACCGGGCCGCCCGAGCTGCGGCGGGCGCCCAGTCTGCCCGCGCCGACCGTCCCGCGGCTGTACCGGCAGGTCCGCGCCGGGCTGCCGGTGACCCCGGACCGGTGA
- a CDS encoding MarR family winged helix-turn-helix transcriptional regulator, which translates to MERTFHAGELADRLSGTGDSLDVLELATAVLVRNFELLRRRGGVYAELDQSEYLILRILDGLGPADIGTLAGSLRLDPSTAGRQVSALLGKGLVERGPAPDDRRRSIITPTETGRERMHQTRARRRGSMADLMGDWTAEDQEAFADLLTRYNRAVAGRYLAGAR; encoded by the coding sequence ATGGAGCGGACCTTCCACGCAGGTGAACTGGCCGACCGGCTGTCCGGTACGGGTGATTCGCTGGACGTGCTCGAGCTGGCCACCGCGGTCCTCGTGCGCAATTTCGAGCTGCTGCGCCGGCGCGGCGGGGTCTACGCGGAGCTGGACCAGTCGGAGTACCTGATCCTGCGCATCCTGGACGGCCTGGGCCCGGCCGACATCGGCACGCTGGCCGGCTCGCTCCGGCTCGACCCGTCCACCGCGGGCCGCCAGGTCTCGGCGCTGCTGGGCAAGGGCCTGGTCGAGCGCGGCCCGGCCCCGGACGATCGCCGGCGCAGCATCATCACCCCGACCGAAACGGGCCGGGAACGGATGCACCAGACCCGGGCCCGCCGACGCGGTTCGATGGCCGACCTGATGGGCGACTGGACCGCCGAGGACCAGGAAGCCTTCGCCGACCTGCTGACCCGCTACAACCGCGCGGTAGCCGGCCGCTACCTCGCGGGGGCCCGCTAG
- a CDS encoding ABC transporter permease, with amino-acid sequence MSDILSPGGAPVPAAAPAASRNLWRALRHDRWAQASAVVIVLVILTALTAPLLALLEGQDPYTYHTDLLNPADGTGAGALGGISGSHWFGVEPLTGRDLFAVVAYGARTSFLIGVAATVVSVLLGVLLGASAGYVGGWWDTVVSRVTDVLLGFPQLIFMIALGAVAPSSIPRPLLLIAVIGLFGWPRVARVIRAQTLSLRGRDFVRAARALGAGGTHVFRRELLPNLWAPIIVLATVSIPANIGLEAALSFLGVGIPPPTPSWGRSISDAINWVQTDPMFLIFPGAALFIATLAFNMLGDGLRDALDPRTAVRR; translated from the coding sequence TTGTCCGACATCCTGTCGCCGGGCGGCGCCCCGGTTCCGGCGGCCGCTCCGGCCGCGTCACGGAACCTGTGGCGCGCGCTGCGGCACGACCGCTGGGCCCAGGCCAGCGCCGTCGTCATCGTGCTGGTGATCCTGACCGCGCTCACCGCGCCGTTGCTGGCGCTGCTCGAGGGGCAGGATCCCTACACCTACCACACGGATCTGCTGAACCCGGCGGACGGCACGGGGGCCGGTGCGCTCGGCGGGATCAGCGGCAGTCACTGGTTCGGGGTCGAACCGCTCACCGGCCGTGACCTGTTCGCGGTCGTCGCGTACGGGGCGCGCACGTCGTTCCTGATCGGGGTCGCCGCGACGGTGGTGTCGGTGCTGCTGGGCGTGCTGCTCGGTGCCAGCGCGGGCTACGTCGGCGGCTGGTGGGACACCGTGGTGAGTCGCGTGACCGACGTGCTCCTCGGTTTTCCGCAGCTGATCTTCATGATCGCGCTCGGCGCGGTGGCTCCCTCGTCGATCCCGCGGCCGCTGCTGCTGATCGCGGTGATCGGCCTGTTCGGCTGGCCACGGGTGGCGCGGGTGATCCGGGCGCAGACACTGAGCTTGCGCGGCCGCGACTTCGTGCGTGCCGCGCGGGCACTCGGCGCGGGCGGCACGCACGTGTTCCGCCGGGAGCTCCTGCCGAACCTCTGGGCGCCGATCATCGTGCTGGCCACGGTGAGCATCCCGGCCAACATCGGGCTGGAGGCCGCCCTGTCGTTCCTGGGAGTCGGCATCCCGCCGCCCACGCCCAGCTGGGGCCGGTCCATCAGCGACGCGATCAACTGGGTGCAGACCGATCCGATGTTCCTGATCTTCCCCGGCGCCGCGTTGTTCATCGCGACGCTCGCGTTCAACATGCTCGGTGACGGCCTGCGCGACGCGCTCGACCCGAGGACGGCGGTGCGCCGGTGA
- the gndA gene encoding NADP-dependent phosphogluconate dehydrogenase, which yields MTDTESNGRAESTVHPETPAGTANIGVVGMAVMGSNLARNLAGREGNTVAVYNRSSGRTRALVREHPEACFLASESVDDFVASLARPRTAIIMVQAGRGTDAVIEQLAERFEPGDIIVDGGNANFHDTIRRERDLREQGLNFVGAGISGGEEGALRGPSIMPGGSAEAWETLGPILKSIAAVAEGEPCVTHVGTDGAGHFVKMVHNGIEYADMQLIAESYDLLRRVGGHGVDELVQIFERWNEGDLESYLIEITGEVLKQRDAGTGKPLVDVIRDEAGSKGTGVWTVQNAVGLGIPVSGIGEAVFARAVSSNATQRAAVHRSVQSRPEIAQVPDTFADDVRAALYASKVVAYAQGFDLVIAGAREYGWDIDLGNLAKIWRGGCIIRAQFLNRVAEAYAENPELESLLVDPYFANAVAEGEAAWRRIVGIAAASGIPAPGFSSALSYYDALASTRLPAALIQGQRDFFGAHTYQRIDKDGTFHTLWSDDARREVEQEPSTR from the coding sequence ATGACCGATACCGAGAGCAACGGACGCGCCGAGAGCACTGTCCACCCGGAGACCCCCGCCGGCACGGCCAACATCGGCGTGGTGGGCATGGCGGTGATGGGGTCGAACCTGGCCCGCAACCTCGCCGGCCGCGAGGGCAACACCGTCGCGGTCTACAACCGCTCTTCCGGCCGGACCCGTGCCCTGGTCCGGGAACACCCCGAGGCCTGCTTCCTGGCGTCGGAGTCCGTCGACGACTTCGTCGCGTCCTTGGCCCGGCCCCGCACCGCGATCATCATGGTGCAGGCCGGCCGCGGCACCGACGCGGTGATCGAGCAGCTCGCCGAACGCTTCGAGCCGGGCGACATCATCGTGGACGGCGGCAACGCGAACTTCCACGACACCATCCGGCGCGAGCGCGACCTCCGCGAGCAGGGCCTGAACTTCGTCGGCGCCGGGATCTCGGGTGGTGAAGAGGGCGCTCTGCGCGGGCCGTCGATCATGCCCGGCGGATCCGCCGAGGCCTGGGAGACGCTGGGCCCCATCCTGAAGTCGATCGCCGCCGTGGCCGAGGGCGAACCCTGTGTGACGCACGTCGGCACCGACGGCGCCGGCCACTTTGTGAAGATGGTGCACAACGGCATCGAGTACGCCGACATGCAGCTCATCGCCGAGTCCTACGACCTGCTTCGCCGCGTGGGCGGGCACGGTGTCGACGAGCTGGTGCAGATCTTCGAGCGGTGGAACGAGGGCGACCTGGAGTCGTATCTGATCGAGATCACCGGCGAGGTGCTCAAGCAGCGCGACGCCGGCACGGGCAAGCCGCTCGTCGACGTCATCCGTGACGAGGCCGGCTCCAAGGGCACCGGTGTGTGGACCGTGCAGAACGCGGTCGGGCTCGGCATCCCCGTCTCCGGCATCGGTGAGGCGGTGTTCGCCCGCGCGGTGTCTTCGAACGCGACCCAGCGCGCCGCCGTGCACCGGTCGGTGCAGAGCCGGCCGGAAATCGCGCAGGTGCCGGACACGTTCGCCGACGACGTCCGTGCGGCGCTGTACGCATCGAAGGTCGTCGCGTACGCGCAGGGATTCGACCTCGTCATCGCCGGAGCGAGGGAGTACGGCTGGGACATCGACCTCGGCAATTTGGCCAAGATCTGGCGTGGCGGCTGCATCATCCGCGCCCAGTTCCTCAACCGCGTCGCCGAGGCGTACGCGGAGAACCCGGAACTGGAGTCGTTGTTGGTCGACCCGTACTTCGCGAACGCCGTCGCCGAGGGCGAAGCGGCCTGGCGTCGCATCGTCGGCATCGCGGCGGCGTCGGGCATTCCCGCGCCGGGCTTCTCGTCGGCGCTGTCGTACTACGACGCCCTCGCCTCCACCCGCCTGCCTGCCGCGCTCATCCAGGGACAGCGCGACTTCTTCGGCGCGCACACCTACCAGCGCATCGACAAGGACGGCACCTTCCACACCCTCTGGTCCGACGACGCCCGCCGCGAGGTTGAACAGGAGCCTTCCACGCGCTAG
- a CDS encoding ABC transporter substrate-binding protein — protein sequence MDRRDFLKALGLTATVSGAGALLAACNANEQSGAGGAVAVSRGGTLYVLYDVTSIRLDPAKSQNLAITTISLLHRRLTAWKTSADGPATVVPDLATDTGRASADGKTWTFTLKDGLKMADGTPITSAEIKYGIERSFDPAFSGGLGYHKTLLEGASGYQGPFKSGDLASIETPDPKTIVFHLARPYGDWPWIASMPAFAPVPKGKGTDANYDASPVASGPYVVAENTKGVRLRLTRNPNWNAQSDPARSGLPDAVVIQLGQDTGVMSQRLLASQGNDAYAFGANFVNPAQLAQIRSNPAAKNQLVTSKSGALAYLALNTKRGPLANPKVRQAFQYAVDKTAYQIATAGSADLAGPIATTLITEGIAGREKFDLYPAPPGGDVAKAKQLLTEAGFPNGLDNLDFPVSTSNNDADKAQALQAALQRAGIRTKLRPLDDDAWTAVVTGNDGAYDLTLGSWQPDFPSANANIQPLFGTSEIGNGGYNLSRYSVPEVDALIEQAQGTVDQQAAGKLWAKADKRILQDSPVIPLIYTRNSFLHGAKVGDFVIGEFPAYPNYLQMGLAK from the coding sequence ATGGATCGCAGGGACTTCCTGAAGGCGCTGGGGCTGACCGCCACCGTGTCCGGGGCGGGGGCGCTGCTCGCCGCGTGCAACGCGAACGAGCAGTCCGGCGCGGGCGGGGCGGTCGCCGTTTCCCGCGGCGGCACGCTGTACGTGCTCTACGACGTCACGTCGATCCGGCTCGATCCGGCGAAGAGCCAGAACCTGGCGATCACCACGATCAGCCTCCTGCACCGCCGGCTGACCGCGTGGAAGACCTCCGCGGACGGTCCGGCCACGGTGGTGCCGGACCTGGCCACCGACACCGGCCGGGCGAGCGCGGACGGCAAGACGTGGACGTTCACGCTCAAGGACGGCCTCAAGATGGCCGACGGCACGCCGATCACCAGCGCGGAGATCAAGTACGGCATCGAGCGCTCGTTCGATCCCGCGTTCTCCGGGGGCCTCGGCTACCACAAGACGTTGCTGGAGGGGGCGTCCGGCTACCAGGGCCCGTTCAAGAGCGGGGACCTGGCCTCGATCGAGACGCCGGACCCGAAGACCATCGTGTTCCACCTGGCCCGCCCGTACGGCGACTGGCCGTGGATCGCCAGCATGCCCGCCTTCGCGCCGGTGCCGAAGGGCAAGGGCACCGACGCGAACTACGATGCGAGCCCGGTCGCCTCCGGCCCGTACGTGGTGGCCGAGAACACCAAGGGCGTGCGGCTCCGGCTCACGCGCAACCCGAACTGGAACGCGCAGAGCGATCCGGCCCGCTCCGGCCTTCCGGACGCGGTGGTGATCCAGCTGGGCCAGGACACCGGCGTGATGTCGCAGCGGCTACTGGCCAGCCAGGGCAACGACGCCTACGCGTTCGGCGCGAACTTCGTCAACCCGGCGCAGCTGGCGCAGATCCGGTCGAACCCGGCGGCGAAGAACCAGCTCGTCACCTCGAAGTCGGGGGCGCTGGCCTACCTGGCGCTGAACACGAAACGCGGTCCGCTGGCGAATCCGAAGGTGCGCCAGGCGTTCCAGTACGCGGTGGACAAGACCGCCTACCAGATCGCCACCGCGGGCAGTGCCGATCTCGCCGGGCCGATCGCGACCACGCTGATCACCGAGGGCATCGCGGGCCGCGAGAAGTTCGACCTGTACCCGGCCCCGCCCGGCGGGGACGTGGCCAAGGCCAAGCAGCTGCTCACCGAGGCGGGCTTCCCGAACGGACTGGACAATCTGGACTTCCCGGTGTCCACTTCGAACAACGACGCGGACAAGGCGCAGGCCCTGCAGGCAGCACTGCAGCGCGCCGGGATCCGGACCAAACTCCGTCCGCTCGACGACGACGCTTGGACGGCCGTGGTCACCGGCAACGACGGTGCCTACGACCTGACGCTCGGCTCGTGGCAGCCGGACTTCCCGAGCGCCAACGCCAATATCCAGCCGTTGTTCGGTACGTCCGAGATCGGCAATGGTGGCTACAACCTGTCGCGGTACTCGGTGCCGGAGGTCGATGCGCTGATCGAACAGGCGCAGGGCACCGTGGACCAGCAGGCGGCCGGGAAGCTGTGGGCCAAGGCGGACAAGCGGATCCTGCAGGATTCGCCGGTGATCCCGCTGATCTACACGCGCAACTCGTTCCTGCACGGGGCGAAGGTGGGCGACTTCGTGATCGGCGAGTTCCCGGCATACCCGAACTACCTGCAGATGGGCCTGGCGAAGTAG
- the otnC gene encoding 3-oxo-tetronate 4-phosphate decarboxylase — protein sequence MSEEAGLRRELVRMGRLLATRQLAHGTAGNLSARLGDGSILVTPTNSSLGNLDPDRISKVSRTGELISGDKPSKEYFFHLAVFDERPGARAVVHLHSAYSVAVSCLRHEQTDDVLPPLTAYYVMRVGKLPLVRYFPPGDRGLAEEVRRVSREHRSMLLANHGSIVSGASLSDAVSASEELEETAKISFILGGRPTSPLGAEQIAGLTRAFPA from the coding sequence ATGAGTGAGGAAGCGGGACTTCGCCGGGAACTCGTGCGGATGGGCCGGCTGCTCGCCACGCGTCAGCTCGCGCACGGGACCGCCGGGAACCTGTCGGCGCGGCTGGGGGACGGCAGCATCCTGGTGACGCCGACCAACTCGAGCCTCGGAAATCTCGACCCGGATCGCATCTCGAAGGTATCGCGTACCGGAGAGCTGATCAGCGGGGACAAACCATCGAAGGAGTACTTCTTCCACCTCGCCGTTTTCGACGAGCGGCCCGGTGCCCGCGCCGTCGTCCACCTGCACTCCGCCTATTCGGTCGCGGTCTCGTGCCTGCGCCATGAACAAACGGACGACGTCCTCCCGCCCTTGACGGCCTATTACGTCATGCGGGTCGGAAAACTCCCGCTGGTGCGGTATTTCCCGCCGGGCGATCGCGGGCTCGCGGAGGAGGTCCGGAGGGTCTCCCGCGAGCACCGGTCGATGTTGCTGGCCAACCACGGGTCGATCGTCTCGGGTGCGAGCCTGAGCGACGCCGTCTCCGCCTCCGAGGAACTCGAGGAGACGGCCAAGATCTCCTTCATCCTCGGCGGCCGGCCGACCTCGCCGCTCGGCGCCGAGCAGATCGCCGGCCTCACCCGGGCGTTCCCGGCTTGA